From a region of the Sminthopsis crassicaudata isolate SCR6 chromosome 6, ASM4859323v1, whole genome shotgun sequence genome:
- the LOC141547300 gene encoding uncharacterized protein LOC141547300 translates to MAAREKEWAQHASRSPEPGTGGRARALPATPSLRSPPPPVPPPPPHLHSARRAPGGGSGCGGGGGASGGGGAAAAAGTAGAAGLRAAKTCRQPAGEDRHRPGGARGGRAGPGRAVGRTEAEAAAGRPRSEGSLRRLRGARLRGYSLGPPPREELGAGLRLLAEAAASAPAAFRFFLAHTLPTFQALRPGEERRRPPREQRMEINNKSLPRQSSDGRAV, encoded by the exons ATGGCCGCGCGGGAGAAAGAATGGGCCCAGCATGCGT CGCGGAGCCCCGAGCCGGGCACGGGCGGGCGGGCGCGCGCGCTCCCCGCGACTCCCTCGCTCCGCTCCCCTCCCCCGCCCGTCCCTCCGCCCCCGCCTCACCTGCATTCAGCGCGCCGGGCTCCGGGCGGCGGCAGcggctgcggcggcggcggcggggcaAGCGGGGGAGGcggcgcggcggcggcggcggggacGGCGGGGGCGGCGGGGCTGAGGGCAGCCAAGACATGCAGGCAGCCCGCCGGCGAGGACAGGCACCGGCCGGGGGGGGCGCGGGGCGGGCGGGCCGGTCCGGGCCGGGCCGTGGGGAGGACCGAGGCAGAGGCCGCGGCTGGGCGGCCCCGCTCCGAGGGCTCGCTGAGGCGACTCCGCGGGGCCCGGCTCCGCGGCTACAGTCTGGGCCCGCCGCCGCGGGAGGAGCTCGGCGCTGGGCTTCGCCTGCTCGCTGAGGCCGCGGCCTCGGCGCCCGCCGCCTTCCGATTCTTTCTCGCTCACACGCTGCCCACGTTCCAAGCTCTTAGACCGGGGGAAGAGAGGAGGCGACCCCCGCGCGAGCAGCGGATGGAGATTAACAACAAG TCCCTGCCGAGGCAGTCCTCGGACGGAAGGGCCGTCTAG